One segment of [Limnothrix rosea] IAM M-220 DNA contains the following:
- a CDS encoding ABC transporter ATP-binding protein, translated as MGVPLLITKNLTVGYGQRLLFGSLSLCLRSKAFVCLIGANGAGKSTLLKTLAGLQKPLAGRVFFREQNLHQLPPEQRAKHLSMVLTDRLELDWLSVEELVSLGRHPYTDWQGRLGAGDRDIVRRAIAAVGLTELRQKSITQISDGERQKAMIARALAQQTELMILDEPTAYLDLPRRVEVMQLLRSLAHTENRSVLMSTHDLDLALRSADQLWLVTASRDLVMGTPEELVLQGALGATFGSDRFEFDRVSGQFQLNYQRRSPIQLQGEGLVTTWTARALTRLGYEITTEATDLVLEVRSNPDLWILNCGDRPLKFQSLGELSTHLQAYNMNTVDQSGHGRH; from the coding sequence GTGGGAGTGCCACTGCTCATTACTAAAAATTTAACGGTTGGTTACGGTCAGCGTTTACTGTTTGGGTCTTTATCTCTATGTCTACGATCAAAGGCCTTTGTCTGTTTGATCGGTGCGAATGGTGCGGGCAAGTCAACCTTGCTCAAAACCCTCGCGGGATTACAAAAGCCTTTAGCTGGCAGGGTTTTTTTTCGGGAACAAAATCTCCATCAACTGCCACCGGAGCAGCGGGCAAAGCACCTAAGTATGGTACTGACGGATCGCCTTGAGTTGGATTGGTTGTCGGTTGAGGAGTTGGTGAGTTTAGGACGGCATCCCTACACGGACTGGCAGGGGCGTTTAGGGGCAGGGGATCGTGATATTGTGCGACGGGCGATCGCCGCCGTGGGTTTAACGGAACTTCGACAAAAATCGATTACCCAGATCAGTGATGGGGAACGGCAAAAGGCGATGATTGCCCGCGCCCTAGCCCAACAGACAGAATTAATGATTTTGGATGAGCCCACGGCCTATTTAGATTTGCCACGACGAGTGGAAGTGATGCAACTATTGCGTTCCCTTGCCCATACAGAAAATAGATCTGTTTTGATGTCGACCCATGATCTAGATTTAGCTCTGCGTAGTGCCGATCAGCTGTGGCTGGTTACGGCCTCGAGGGATCTGGTGATGGGCACACCGGAAGAGTTGGTTTTACAGGGTGCTCTTGGTGCCACTTTTGGCAGTGATCGGTTTGAATTTGACCGAGTCAGTGGGCAGTTTCAATTGAATTATCAGCGGCGATCGCCCATTCAGCTCCAGGGTGAAGGATTAGTCACCACTTGGACAGCTAGAGCCTTGACCAGATTAGGCTACGAAATCACGACAGAAGCAACGGATTTAGTGCTCGAAGTGCGTAGCAATCCTGACTTGTGGATCCTGAACTGCGGCGATCGCCCCCTAAAATTTCAGAGCCTCGGTGAGCTAAGCACCCATCTCCAAGCGTACAATATGAACACTGTTGACCAAAGCGGACATGGCAGACATTAG
- a CDS encoding Fur family transcriptional regulator, translated as MLVPSYDVSALKAELNAKGWRLTPQREKILNTFLHLTQGHHLSAEDLHMKLLEQGEKISLSTVYRSVKLMTRMGILRELELAEGHKHYELNQSQEHHHHLVCVQCNKTLEFEDVSINKHSIEQCQQQGFELIDCQLTITTICPEARLMGWPSALPHDWVCSRVKAQDSL; from the coding sequence ATGCTTGTACCTTCCTACGATGTTAGTGCGCTAAAAGCTGAGCTAAATGCTAAAGGATGGCGGCTCACCCCCCAACGGGAAAAAATCCTTAATACATTTTTGCACTTGACCCAAGGCCATCACCTCAGTGCAGAGGATTTGCATATGAAGCTTTTGGAGCAAGGCGAAAAAATCAGCCTGTCGACGGTGTACCGTAGCGTCAAACTCATGACTCGTATGGGCATTTTGCGGGAGCTAGAGTTGGCTGAAGGTCACAAACACTACGAACTTAATCAGTCCCAAGAACATCACCATCACCTCGTCTGTGTGCAATGTAATAAGACTTTAGAATTTGAAGATGTTTCGATTAATAAGCACAGCATTGAACAATGTCAGCAACAGGGCTTTGAGCTCATTGATTGTCAGTTAACGATCACCACCATTTGTCCAGAAGCGCGACTGATGGGTTGGCCTTCGGCCTTGCCCCACGATTGGGTTTGTTCAAGGGTTAAGGCACAGGATAGCTTGTAG
- a CDS encoding peptidoglycan-binding protein has translation MATQRPVLRRGSGIENREERDDVKYLQSFLKEAGFLPSTAKVDGLFGMITESAVKAFQLSNKLTNDGIVGAVSWEAIETYRRLFLDQKPTLRSGDGFGSVALRDDVKVLQTLLVKGKFLPPETAIDGFFGLQTERAVEAFQKEKKLLVDGIVGSKTWNALEDYVQQSSQNPQSAPTKDPSFVIKPPAPAPTPIPTPSPTPTPTPAPIPSPPLPPTPAPVASSNQNPVLRLGDGMNSPEKRPAVKRLQILLQKARYYSRNAEVDGKFDGSVDASVKAFQRDTALFVDGIVGPNTWRELEELVLDMGETLPPATITTPTPTPTPIPTPAPNSNYPVLKYGDGVNSSDKKEDVRRLQILLQEARFLSVKATVDGEFDQSVRTSVLALQNFMDQEADGIVGAETWQILEQLAAEEKRKQPVLQYRDGIDSQEYLGEVKQLQRLLIQARYLPANSVVDGLFGKGTEAAVKAVQREYGLLATGVVDESTWKAIRKAIAATDNAPVVSPTPTPSPTPTPAPSPAPVTQINPNIPKPLLRRGAGIETPQLRETVSYLQTLLQRGLFIPEKAVIDGQFGRQTENGVKFFQVRQKLVADGIVGPSTWRSLETFITQVEAAATQWSVTVPPNTPVSIPSNPSSRSYPSLQKGDGISAPNLRQDVKLLQLLLKRDGLLSSTASVDGLFGSGTEQAVRSLQERRNLIVDGLVGQQTWMSLFQQWVSVYQPPRPLLFYSDRLVASLPDGGMRRYAASSIPLILEECQRDGVVDLGQIAYILATARHESRLGQWMLEFASGAAYEGRSDLGNTQPGDGVRYKGRGFVQITGRLNYTRWSDRAGLDLLGNPELTQEYNIAAIILVLGMRDGSFTGHKLDDYISGDRRDFVNARRIVNGMDKAQLIAGYARDFLKVMY, from the coding sequence ATGGCAACCCAACGTCCCGTCCTCCGTCGTGGAAGTGGCATTGAAAACAGAGAAGAACGTGATGACGTAAAGTATCTCCAGTCTTTTCTGAAAGAAGCAGGCTTTTTACCCTCCACAGCGAAAGTTGACGGCCTGTTTGGGATGATCACCGAGTCAGCCGTAAAAGCATTTCAGCTTTCAAATAAACTCACCAACGACGGCATCGTCGGTGCGGTAAGTTGGGAGGCGATCGAAACCTATCGTCGCCTATTCCTCGACCAGAAACCCACTTTGCGGTCTGGTGACGGCTTTGGTTCCGTTGCCCTGCGCGATGATGTCAAGGTTCTACAAACACTCCTTGTTAAGGGCAAATTTTTGCCCCCTGAGACGGCGATCGATGGCTTTTTCGGGTTACAAACAGAACGCGCCGTTGAAGCATTTCAAAAGGAAAAAAAATTACTGGTCGATGGCATTGTCGGCTCAAAAACTTGGAACGCCCTAGAAGACTACGTTCAGCAATCCTCCCAAAATCCTCAGTCAGCTCCGACCAAAGATCCGAGCTTTGTGATTAAACCACCAGCCCCAGCCCCGACCCCTATCCCAACACCCAGTCCAACGCCAACACCAACGCCAGCGCCCATTCCTAGCCCCCCACTCCCACCAACTCCTGCCCCTGTTGCTAGCAGCAACCAAAATCCTGTTTTACGCCTTGGTGATGGCATGAATTCTCCAGAGAAGCGACCAGCGGTAAAGCGATTACAAATCCTTTTGCAAAAGGCTCGCTATTATTCCCGTAACGCAGAGGTTGATGGCAAATTTGACGGCAGCGTGGATGCTTCAGTGAAAGCCTTTCAGCGAGATACAGCGCTATTCGTGGATGGCATTGTCGGGCCAAACACATGGCGGGAACTAGAAGAACTAGTTTTGGATATGGGTGAAACCTTACCCCCTGCCACAATTACGACACCAACGCCAACGCCAACACCAATTCCCACCCCAGCTCCTAACAGTAATTATCCTGTGCTGAAATATGGTGATGGAGTAAACAGTTCTGACAAAAAAGAAGATGTGCGCCGTTTGCAAATTCTTTTACAAGAGGCACGGTTTCTATCGGTAAAAGCGACGGTGGATGGGGAGTTTGATCAAAGTGTGAGAACTTCAGTGCTGGCCCTACAGAACTTTATGGACCAAGAAGCCGACGGGATTGTTGGTGCTGAAACTTGGCAAATTTTGGAGCAGTTGGCTGCGGAGGAGAAGCGTAAGCAGCCTGTGTTACAGTACCGCGATGGTATTGATTCCCAAGAGTATCTTGGGGAGGTCAAACAGCTCCAAAGGTTATTGATCCAAGCGAGATATCTGCCTGCCAATAGTGTGGTTGATGGATTATTTGGGAAAGGCACTGAAGCGGCAGTGAAGGCTGTGCAGCGGGAGTATGGTTTGTTAGCGACTGGTGTGGTTGATGAATCAACTTGGAAAGCGATTCGTAAGGCGATCGCCGCCACAGACAATGCCCCTGTGGTCAGCCCCACGCCGACCCCTTCACCCACGCCGACCCCTGCGCCATCTCCTGCCCCAGTCACACAGATTAACCCCAATATTCCCAAGCCATTGTTGAGACGGGGAGCAGGCATCGAAACTCCCCAACTCCGCGAAACGGTGAGCTATCTGCAAACCTTGCTCCAGCGTGGTTTATTTATTCCAGAAAAAGCCGTGATCGATGGGCAATTTGGGCGGCAAACTGAAAATGGGGTGAAATTTTTCCAAGTGCGCCAAAAACTGGTGGCCGACGGGATTGTTGGGCCTTCAACTTGGCGTTCCCTTGAGACGTTTATTACCCAAGTAGAAGCTGCGGCAACCCAATGGTCAGTTACGGTGCCTCCGAATACACCCGTCAGTATTCCGAGTAATCCCAGTAGCCGCAGTTATCCCAGCCTCCAAAAGGGCGATGGTATCTCTGCCCCCAACCTCCGACAGGACGTTAAATTATTGCAGTTGCTCTTAAAACGAGATGGTCTCTTATCATCGACCGCATCCGTTGATGGTCTGTTTGGCTCCGGTACAGAACAAGCGGTTCGGTCATTGCAGGAACGGCGAAATTTAATTGTTGACGGTTTAGTGGGGCAACAAACTTGGATGAGCTTATTCCAGCAGTGGGTCAGTGTTTACCAACCGCCGCGTCCTTTGCTTTTTTATAGCGATCGCCTCGTTGCTTCCTTGCCCGATGGTGGGATGCGCCGCTATGCCGCTTCGTCTATTCCCCTCATTCTGGAAGAGTGCCAGCGGGATGGTGTTGTGGATTTAGGGCAAATCGCCTATATTTTGGCCACCGCACGCCATGAATCACGTCTGGGGCAATGGATGTTGGAATTTGCCAGTGGTGCAGCCTATGAAGGACGTTCGGATCTCGGCAATACCCAACCCGGTGACGGCGTTCGTTATAAAGGCCGTGGCTTTGTGCAAATTACTGGACGACTAAATTACACCCGTTGGAGTGATC
- a CDS encoding CRR6 family NdhI maturation factor produces MADIRIPQKDILALNLEPIQTLVQSILVEEQLADSEQKYRLLIDFPLDENDPRELSEIPEIRLWFVRLDALFPWFLFLLDWKAGELARYTAMLVPHQFHRTEGIQFNPEALEIFVMSKVFALSNSLPQLGIQPQSRVKAIAQMLGYELDDSFLNTLI; encoded by the coding sequence ATGGCAGACATTAGAATCCCCCAAAAAGATATCCTCGCCCTCAACCTTGAGCCCATTCAAACCCTAGTGCAATCAATTTTAGTCGAGGAGCAACTGGCCGATTCTGAACAAAAGTATCGCCTACTTATCGACTTTCCCCTAGACGAAAATGACCCCCGCGAACTCTCAGAAATTCCAGAAATACGTCTGTGGTTTGTGCGCCTCGATGCCCTATTTCCCTGGTTTTTATTTTTGCTCGACTGGAAAGCCGGAGAACTCGCCCGTTATACCGCGATGTTAGTTCCCCACCAGTTTCATCGCACCGAAGGTATCCAATTTAATCCCGAAGCCCTCGAAATTTTTGTAATGAGTAAAGTTTTTGCCCTAAGCAACTCTCTACCCCAATTGGGGATTCAGCCCCAGTCTCGCGTTAAGGCGATCGCCCAGATGTTAGGCTACGAGCTAGATGACAGCTTTTTAAACACCCTCATTTAA